The DNA region GAAGGTACTAAAAACCAATACGAGGAGGAGCTGCTGCGCGAACAACTGAAGCGCCACGGCAAAGATGTGAAGCTCTCGTATCACAAAATTCTGAATCTTACCGCAGGTCGCAAACTGATGGATAACATGTCGAACCTGATGCAGAACAATCTCAACGTGATCGTTTATAACTTTGTGGATATGCTCTCGCACGCCCGCACCGAGATGGAGATTATCCGCGAGCTTGCTGACGATGAGCCTGCCTACCGCTCACTCACCATCTCATGGTTTGAGCATTCGCCGCTAATCGACATCATGCGTTTTATAGCTTCCAAAGGCGCCAGCGTAGTGCTCACCACCGACCACGGCACCGTGCGTGTTCAAAATCCTGTAAAGGTAGTCGGCGACCGCAACACCAACACCAACCTGCGCTACAAAACCGGCCGAAGCCTAAACTACAACAGGAAAGACGTTTTCGAGGTGCGCAATCCTTCCGAGATTTTTCTGCCGCGCCTCAACGTGAGCTCCTCTTATGTTTTCTGCCGCAGCTACGACTTCTTTGCCTATCCCAATAATTACAATTACTACGTCAATTATTACCGCAACACCTTTCAGCATGGAGGTGTGTCGCTTGAAGAGATGCTCATCCCCTTTGTACGCCTAAAAGCTAAATAAAGGTTAGAAAGAAGATGTGAGTGTTGAGCAAGAAGTAGGTAGAAATATTAATAACTTTCCTGAACTGGACGAGGCACAGCCTCGTCCATTTTATTTTTACATGCTTCGACCTGTTTTAGAAACGTGCGCGGAGCCTAAAGAAATAGTTGCAACATAGGACGGATCTTAAGCTGAACTTAAAAGTTCTATCTTCAAATGTGCGCATTATTGTGATGAACCGCTAGTATTAATATTTTACTTTTTAATAATTTTCCCTTTGTACAAAGGATTGCTGTATTTATCAAAACCAATAACAAAGTAAATTCCCAGGTTCAGGTTGGTCATGTCAATGGTGTTGCTGTTTCGCCTCATAATTAATTTGCCCATCAAATCATAAAGTTCGAATGAAGTAATTTCTTCTGCGGAAAAAGTAGCAATGTCCTTTACAGGATTTGGAAATGCCTTCAGGGTTTTTACCAATCCGTTTTCGGTAATTGAAGTAATTGTGATATAGATGATTTCTTCCACAAAGCTACTGTTATGAATTACAGCCTCTTCTGCTAAGGTTGCTACTGCAGCTTTCACAACGTTAGACATAAATGTAAAATTTAAGGTGCCTATTGTATCGCCTGGTAAATGGTAATTGGGATTCCTGAATTCGGCAGTTCCAGTAAGCATTACTGCAGGGTGATCAGCTTTCCAAAACGGTCCATGATCACTTCTTCCCAAATCAGGCGCTACTATTTCCCAATTTTCCGGGGCAACAAAAGTGATAACTTTTAATTCAGGAACATACATTTCTGCTGCATTGTCAAATGCTAACTCCCAATCATTCTGATTTACAACACCAAAATTACCAATGAAGTTTCCTCTAAAAGAATCATTTTCAATTTCTGCATATTGAATTGGAAATAATAAGTCAAACCCGGCAGGTAATGATTGAGTATTTGGTTCTTCCGTATAATACCCAATCATTTCAAAATTGAGAACCCCAGCAATTTGCTCTTCCGGACTTACATTTTCCTGGACAAAGGCATTACTTCCATACAAACCTGCTTCTTCTAAATCAAACCCAATAAATTTTATAGTTTTTTTAAAATTGTAATTGGATAGGATTCTTGCTGCTTCCAAAAAACCAACAACTCCAGACCCGTTATCATCAGCTCCAGGAGTGACAGTTTGGGAGTCGTAATGAGCATCACATATATAGATATACTCGTCATCTATGGTTCCAGTCTTTGTTCCTATATAATTCTTACCTGTATAGGTTCCAAGATCAAAATCTTGAATGGTACTATTCAATCCATAGTCCGTAAATCGTTGTACAATGAAATCTCTTGTTTCTTGAAGATGGACTGGCCCTGTAAGTCGATGTCGAATCCCTTCAATAAATTCTAAATCTGATTTCAAGTTATTACTATCCACTTGATTAACTATTGATTGAATATCTATTTCTGCCATGTCATCTGCAACCAATTTAATAGTATAGTCTGTTGAGTACGTTAGTTCATCTGCAAAATTCCATTCTATAGATTTGTCTGTTCCAGGAGTAACCATATTCAGATCACCTGTGGCACTGCTTGTATTAATAGAATAAGTAATTTCTTCATTATTTTTAACATGTAAAGATACATTGACATCATCATTTTCAAAATCAAATAAATCATATTGAATTGTGAGCACATTTCCTGTAATGGACAAATTAAAATTAGATATTTGTGGCGCTTGGTTTTGTGCGAATGGTACCCCTACGGAACACACAAATAAAATCAGTAGTAAAAGTCTCGCCGAGATCATGGTGAATTCTAACTTAATTGAAGTAGTTTTTGTTTTCATAATTGTAAGTTTTAGAAATATTTATAAATGTTAATTACTTTTTAATAATTTTCCCTTTGTACAAAGGATCGCTGTATCTATCAAAACCAATAACAAAGTAAACTCCCGGGTGCAGGTTGGTCATGTCAATGGTGTTGCTGTTTCGCCTCATGATTAATTTGCCCATCAAATCATAAAGTTCGAAGAATGTAATTTCTTCTGCGGAAAAGGTAGCAATGTCATTCACTGGATTGGGATAAAGACTTATTGCTAACTTTTTCTTAACAGACGGTAGTGATGTTACCATTTCACATTCTACTTTCAAACTATCAAACCAAACAAGTGAATAGGTGGTAGCCGGAATAAAACATGTAGCATGACTTCCGCTTGGATACACATCTATTGCCTGTACATCGGGTGCTCCTAATGCGTTCATAGTGTCCAGTGCTACAATTGAATTTTCGAAAGTTACTAAATCATCCATAGTACAATATAACATACGAACAGGCTCCTGTGGGATCCAGTTGTACAGGTCATTGTCTCTTAGATCTACTCTGACAGGGTGATTGGGCATGCTCAGTATATTGTCCAGTACCGAGTCCTGCATAAATGCATAAAGATTGGTTGGGAGATAGGGCGGATTTGTGCCTGCAGCTATCCAGTTAGCTATTGTCGTAGCAAAAGCGGGGTCATAATAATCATCATAACTTTTATATAAATTTCCATAAACATATTGATAGGACGCAAAGGTGTATGGAAGGTATGCGGGTACCGGATACGTTGAGCCTCCCAAGACAAAATCAAGCATGGCTGAAGAAATAGCATAAGGCCCCGACATGGGAGCTGAGGCAACAACATTAAATTCACTTTGCAAATTGTTCACTTTAATGTATTTGTGCGCAGCCATCGTGGAATGACCACCTTGCGAATACCCGGCTAAAAACAACTGGTTGTTATCCCGGATTTGAAGTGAATCCATCAAAAATTCCCTTGCAGCACGAATCAAATCAATGCTCGCCGTTGCTTCCGACTCCCAATGTAC from Bacteroidales bacterium includes:
- a CDS encoding M28 family peptidase, translated to MKTKTTSIKLEFTMISARLLLLILFVCSVGVPFAQNQAPQISNFNLSITGNVLTIQYDLFDFENDDVNVSLHVKNNEEITYSINTSSATGDLNMVTPGTDKSIEWNFADELTYSTDYTIKLVADDMAEIDIQSIVNQVDSNNLKSDLEFIEGIRHRLTGPVHLQETRDFIVQRFTDYGLNSTIQDFDLGTYTGKNYIGTKTGTIDDEYIYICDAHYDSQTVTPGADDNGSGVVGFLEAARILSNYNFKKTIKFIGFDLEEAGLYGSNAFVQENVSPEEQIAGVLNFEMIGYYTEEPNTQSLPAGFDLLFPIQYAEIENDSFRGNFIGNFGVVNQNDWELAFDNAAEMYVPELKVITFVAPENWEIVAPDLGRSDHGPFWKADHPAVMLTGTAEFRNPNYHLPGDTIGTLNFTFMSNVVKAAVATLAEEAVIHNSSFVEEIIYITITSITENGLVKTLKAFPNPVKDIATFSAEEITSFELYDLMGKLIMRRNSNTIDMTNLNLGIYFVIGFDKYSNPLYKGKIIKK
- a CDS encoding T9SS type A sorting domain-containing protein, with product VHWESEATASIDLIRAAREFLMDSLQIRDNNQLFLAGYSQGGHSTMAAHKYIKVNNLQSEFNVVASAPMSGPYAISSAMLDFVLGGSTYPVPAYLPYTFASYQYVYGNLYKSYDDYYDPAFATTIANWIAAGTNPPYLPTNLYAFMQDSVLDNILSMPNHPVRVDLRDNDLYNWIPQEPVRMLYCTMDDLVTFENSIVALDTMNALGAPDVQAIDVYPSGSHATCFIPATTYSLVWFDSLKVECEMVTSLPSVKKKLAISLYPNPVNDIATFSAEEITFFELYDLMGKLIMRRNSNTIDMTNLHPGVYFVIGFDRYSDPLYKGKIIKK